One window from the genome of Thermus sediminis encodes:
- a CDS encoding class I SAM-dependent rRNA methyltransferase, translating to MLGPVLRVVVRPGKERKLRNFYPNVYRDELLEAPEEAGVAEAYGADGAFLAVGYYDPRSRIPFRAFRFDRGPLDRRFFRERFARALRKREGLGSSHRLVHGEADGLPGLVVDRFGEVLVLQVRSRGMEALREAWFPTLLEVVAPKGVYERSDVEARRQEGLPERVGVAYGEVPEILLVEEDGLLFPIPLALAQKTGFYLDQRENRRLLEAMVRPGDRVLDVYSYVGGFALRAARKGAYALAVDKDLEALAVLDRAALKAGLRVDIRHGEALEVLRALEGSFDHVLLDPPTLVKRKEELPAMKGHLVDLVREALRLLASEGYLWLSTCSYYLKVEDLLEVGRRAASDRGMRLRVHAVTHQPKDHPWSLHVPESLYLKTLILQEDAL from the coding sequence ATGCTGGGGCCCGTGCTGAGGGTGGTGGTGAGGCCAGGGAAGGAGCGGAAGCTCAGGAACTTCTACCCCAACGTGTACCGGGACGAGCTCCTCGAGGCCCCCGAAGAGGCAGGGGTGGCGGAGGCCTATGGGGCCGATGGGGCCTTCCTGGCGGTGGGCTATTACGATCCCCGCTCCCGCATCCCCTTCCGGGCCTTCCGCTTTGACCGGGGGCCCTTGGATCGCCGCTTTTTCCGGGAGCGGTTCGCTAGGGCCCTTAGGAAGCGAGAAGGGCTAGGCTCAAGCCACCGCCTGGTCCACGGGGAGGCGGATGGGCTTCCCGGCCTGGTGGTGGACCGCTTCGGCGAGGTCCTGGTCCTCCAGGTGCGCTCCCGGGGGATGGAGGCCCTCCGGGAGGCCTGGTTTCCTACCCTCCTGGAGGTGGTGGCGCCCAAGGGCGTGTATGAGCGGAGCGACGTGGAGGCGAGGCGGCAGGAGGGCCTGCCTGAGCGGGTGGGGGTGGCCTATGGGGAGGTGCCGGAGATCCTCTTGGTGGAGGAGGACGGCCTCCTTTTCCCCATTCCCCTGGCCCTAGCCCAGAAGACCGGTTTCTACTTGGACCAGCGGGAAAACCGCCGCCTCCTCGAGGCCATGGTGCGCCCAGGGGACCGGGTCTTGGACGTGTACAGCTACGTGGGGGGCTTCGCCCTCAGGGCCGCTAGGAAGGGAGCCTACGCCCTGGCGGTGGACAAGGACCTCGAGGCCCTGGCCGTCTTGGACCGGGCTGCCCTTAAGGCGGGGCTTCGGGTGGACATCCGCCACGGGGAGGCCTTGGAGGTCCTTAGGGCCCTGGAGGGTTCCTTTGACCACGTCCTCCTGGACCCCCCTACCCTGGTGAAGCGCAAAGAGGAGCTTCCCGCCATGAAGGGCCACCTGGTGGACCTGGTGCGGGAGGCCTTGCGCCTCCTTGCCTCTGAGGGCTACCTCTGGCTTTCCACCTGCAGCTACTACCTGAAGGTGGAAGACCTCCTGGAGGTGGGCCGCCGGGCGGCTTCGGATCGAGGAATGCGCCTCAGGGTCCACGCCGTCACCCACCAGCCCAAGGACCACCCCTGGAGCCTCCACGTCCCCGAGAGCCTCTACCTCAAGACCCTGATCCTCCAGGAGGACGCCCTCTAG
- the era gene encoding GTPase Era, which produces MEEKTHSGFVSIVGKPNVGKSTLLNNLLGIKVAPVSPRPQTTRKRLRGILTEGNRQIVFVDTPGLHQPMDALGEFMDQEVYEALADVNAVVWVADLRHPPTPEDELVAKALKPLVGKVPILLVGNKLDEAKYPEEALKAYHALLPEALPRMLSALDEKGVGGLKAELLALMPEGPFYYPEDHAKSDQTFGEWVAEIVREEAMKRLWHEVPYAIATKVEEVAERENGILYIKVLLYVERPSQKGIVIGEEGRKLKEIGQAARKQLEVFLNRRIYLDLEVKVYPDWRKDPEALRELGYRASVG; this is translated from the coding sequence ATGGAAGAGAAAACCCATTCCGGATTCGTGTCCATCGTGGGCAAGCCCAACGTGGGCAAGTCCACCCTCCTCAACAACCTCTTGGGCATCAAGGTGGCTCCCGTAAGCCCAAGGCCCCAGACCACCCGGAAGCGCCTAAGGGGTATCCTCACCGAGGGGAACCGGCAGATCGTCTTCGTGGACACCCCGGGCCTCCACCAGCCCATGGACGCCCTGGGGGAGTTCATGGACCAGGAGGTCTACGAGGCCCTGGCCGACGTGAACGCCGTGGTGTGGGTGGCCGACCTCCGCCACCCCCCCACCCCGGAGGACGAGCTGGTGGCCAAGGCCCTAAAGCCCTTGGTGGGCAAGGTCCCCATCCTCCTCGTGGGCAACAAGCTGGACGAGGCCAAGTACCCGGAAGAGGCCCTGAAGGCCTACCACGCCCTCCTGCCCGAGGCCCTACCCCGGATGCTCTCCGCCCTGGACGAGAAGGGGGTGGGCGGGCTTAAGGCGGAGCTCCTCGCCCTCATGCCCGAAGGCCCCTTCTACTACCCCGAGGACCACGCCAAAAGCGACCAGACCTTCGGGGAGTGGGTGGCGGAGATCGTGCGGGAGGAGGCCATGAAGCGCCTCTGGCACGAGGTGCCCTACGCCATCGCCACCAAGGTGGAGGAGGTGGCGGAGAGGGAAAACGGTATCCTCTACATCAAGGTCCTCCTCTACGTGGAGCGCCCCTCCCAAAAGGGCATCGTCATCGGCGAAGAGGGACGGAAGCTCAAGGAGATCGGCCAGGCGGCGAGAAAGCAGCTGGAGGTCTTCTTGAACCGCAGGATCTACCTGGACCTCGAGGTCAAGGTCTACCCCGACTGGCGCAAGGACCCCGAGGCCCTGAGGGAGCTGGGCTACCGGGCCTCGGTAGGTTGA
- the dprA gene encoding DNA-processing protein DprA gives MDPLALALLPGIGPKRLQELLEEPDPRAALEERFPQLLEKLPEALGQAEAERQRAKRLGLRILGLWEEGFPEGLRRLPQPPTHLYLKGALPEEGEAVAIVGTRRAAPWALSFARRLARALAEAGAAVVSGLARGIDREAHLGALEAGGRTLGVLGSALDRIYPPEHRPLAERMDLLSEFPLGTGPKPEHFPRRNRLIAGLSRAVIVVEAPLASGALITARYALELGKEVLAVPGRPTDPGSQGANRLIQDGAYPVLAPEDALSYLGFSGRRKEAPELSPEEAQLYELLRQGEALPEHLAEALGLSPEAVLALLTLLELKGLAQALPGGRYGVA, from the coding sequence GTGGACCCCTTGGCCCTGGCCCTCCTACCGGGGATCGGTCCCAAAAGGCTCCAGGAGCTTTTGGAGGAACCAGATCCCAGGGCAGCCCTAGAGGAGCGCTTCCCCCAGCTTTTGGAAAAGCTTCCCGAAGCCCTGGGGCAAGCGGAGGCGGAGAGGCAGAGGGCAAAGCGCCTTGGCCTCCGCATCCTAGGCCTTTGGGAGGAGGGGTTTCCCGAGGGCCTAAGGCGCCTTCCCCAGCCCCCCACCCACCTCTACCTCAAGGGGGCCCTGCCGGAGGAGGGGGAGGCGGTGGCCATCGTGGGCACCAGGAGGGCGGCCCCTTGGGCCCTTTCCTTTGCCCGCAGGCTGGCCCGGGCCCTGGCGGAGGCGGGGGCGGCGGTGGTCTCCGGCCTGGCCCGGGGCATTGACCGGGAGGCCCACCTGGGGGCCCTCGAGGCCGGGGGGCGCACCCTGGGGGTCTTGGGGAGCGCCCTGGACCGCATCTACCCGCCGGAGCACCGCCCCTTGGCGGAGAGGATGGACCTCCTCTCAGAGTTCCCCTTGGGCACCGGCCCCAAGCCGGAGCACTTCCCCCGCAGGAACCGCCTCATCGCTGGGCTCTCCCGGGCGGTGATCGTGGTGGAGGCCCCCCTGGCGTCCGGGGCCCTCATCACCGCCCGCTACGCCCTGGAGCTGGGCAAGGAGGTCCTGGCGGTGCCGGGCCGTCCCACGGACCCGGGCTCCCAAGGGGCCAACCGCCTCATCCAGGACGGGGCCTACCCGGTCCTCGCCCCGGAGGATGCCCTCTCCTACCTGGGTTTTTCCGGGAGGCGCAAGGAGGCCCCGGAGCTTTCCCCGGAGGAGGCCCAGCTTTACGAGCTCCTCCGCCAGGGGGAGGCCTTGCCCGAGCACCTGGCGGAGGCCCTAGGCCTGAGCCCGGAGGCCGTCCTCGCCCTCCTCACCCTCCTGGAGCTTAAGGGCCTGGCCCAAGCCCTTCCCGGGGGGCGGTATGGGGTTGCCTGA
- a CDS encoding hydrogen peroxide-inducible genes activator, translating to MNVTLDRLRYLVALAEERSFTRAAERVYLSQPALSVQIRKLEEALGAKLFDRRRGELTEVGQAVVAQARRVLEEVARLEALVKGDEGCFQGPFHLGVIPTLAPYLLPHLLPRFGALYPVLEISVWEELTPSILRGLLQGRLDAGLVATPEKGPGIQAVPLFEETFLAYLSPTHPLYAQDSIHPLEIPLEDTWVLAEGHCFRDQILAVCRPGLGRRRLEFLSGDLETLVLLVDGVGGLTFLPEVALWTLPPARWAHLRPLAPPGAGRTVYLLLREGSLKAPAALRLGEEAKAVFQTLRLAARPSQTLMMGAEVSYDQA from the coding sequence ATGAACGTTACCTTAGACCGACTGCGTTATCTGGTGGCCCTGGCCGAGGAAAGAAGCTTTACCCGTGCTGCGGAGAGGGTCTACCTTAGCCAGCCTGCCCTAAGCGTGCAGATCCGTAAGCTGGAGGAGGCCTTGGGAGCCAAGCTCTTTGACCGCCGCAGGGGAGAGCTCACGGAGGTGGGGCAGGCGGTGGTGGCCCAGGCCAGGAGGGTTTTGGAGGAGGTGGCGCGGCTAGAGGCCCTAGTCAAGGGGGATGAGGGGTGCTTCCAAGGGCCCTTCCACTTGGGGGTCATTCCCACCCTGGCCCCCTACCTTTTGCCCCACCTTCTTCCCCGCTTCGGCGCCTTGTACCCTGTGCTAGAAATTTCCGTTTGGGAGGAGCTTACCCCTTCCATTCTGCGGGGGCTGTTGCAGGGGCGACTGGATGCGGGGCTAGTGGCCACGCCCGAGAAGGGGCCAGGTATCCAGGCCGTACCCCTTTTTGAGGAGACCTTTCTGGCCTATCTGTCCCCCACCCACCCCTTATACGCCCAAGACTCCATTCACCCTCTAGAGATCCCCCTCGAGGACACCTGGGTTCTGGCCGAGGGGCATTGTTTCCGCGACCAGATCCTCGCCGTATGCCGTCCGGGCCTGGGGCGGAGGCGCCTGGAGTTCCTGAGCGGAGACCTGGAGACCCTTGTCCTCTTGGTGGACGGGGTGGGCGGGCTCACCTTCCTTCCCGAGGTCGCCCTCTGGACGCTCCCCCCGGCCAGGTGGGCCCACCTGCGCCCCCTGGCGCCCCCGGGGGCGGGGCGGACCGTCTACCTCCTCCTGCGGGAAGGGAGCCTCAAGGCTCCCGCGGCCCTGCGCCTGGGGGAGGAGGCCAAGGCGGTCTTCCAGACCCTGCGGCTGGCCGCAAGGCCTTCCCAAACCCTTATGATGGGGGCGGAGGTTAGCTATGACCAAGCCTGA
- the hisG gene encoding ATP phosphoribosyltransferase: MRRNLLTVALPKGRIFGEAYQALKRAGLDLPPVLDERALLHGKEGGIALLELRNKDVPVYVDLGIAEIGVVGKDILLDSGRDLFEPVDLGFGACRLSLIRRPGDKGPIRRIATKYPLFTARLLKERGWVADVVELSGNIELAAVTGLADAVVDVVETGATLRSAGLEEVEVLARSSARLIVNRQALKLKRDLLKPLIAHLRNP; this comes from the coding sequence ATGAGGCGGAACCTCCTCACCGTGGCCCTGCCCAAGGGGCGGATCTTCGGGGAGGCCTACCAGGCCCTAAAGAGGGCGGGCCTAGACCTCCCCCCCGTTTTGGACGAGAGGGCCCTCCTCCACGGGAAGGAAGGGGGCATCGCCCTTCTGGAACTCCGCAACAAGGACGTGCCCGTCTACGTGGACCTGGGCATCGCCGAGATAGGGGTGGTGGGGAAGGACATCCTCCTGGACTCGGGCCGGGACCTCTTTGAGCCCGTGGACCTGGGCTTTGGGGCCTGCCGCCTTTCCCTCATCCGCCGCCCCGGGGACAAGGGGCCCATCCGCCGCATCGCCACCAAGTACCCCCTCTTCACCGCCCGGCTCCTCAAGGAGCGGGGCTGGGTGGCGGACGTGGTGGAGCTTTCCGGCAACATCGAGCTGGCGGCGGTCACGGGGCTAGCGGATGCCGTGGTGGACGTGGTAGAGACCGGGGCCACCCTGAGGTCGGCGGGGCTAGAGGAGGTGGAGGTCCTGGCCCGCTCCAGCGCCAGGCTCATCGTGAACCGCCAGGCCCTGAAGTTGAAGCGGGACCTCCTGAAGCCCCTCATCGCCCATTTGCGGAACCCATGA
- a CDS encoding branched-chain amino acid transaminase, producing MTKPEAKGGDVQIRAGLIWFNGKLVPQEEAKTSVLSHALHYGTSVFEGIRAYETPRGPAIFRLKEHVRRLFHSAKVLRMEIPYTPEELDEAIQEVVRRNGYKSCYIRPLAWMGARALGVNPLPNNPAEVMVAAWEWGAYLGEEAVRRGAKLITSSWARFPANVLPGKAKVGGNYVNSALAKMEALAAGADEALLLDEEGYVAEGSGENLFFVRDGVVYALEHSVNLEGITRDSVIRIARDLGYEVQVVRATRDQLYMADEVFMTGTAAEVTPVSMIDWRPIGQGTAGPVALRLREVYLEAATGRRPEYEAWLTYVNGR from the coding sequence ATGACCAAGCCTGAGGCCAAAGGGGGGGATGTCCAGATCCGAGCGGGCCTCATCTGGTTCAACGGCAAGCTGGTTCCCCAGGAGGAGGCCAAGACCAGCGTCCTAAGCCACGCCCTCCACTACGGCACCAGCGTCTTTGAGGGGATAAGGGCCTACGAGACCCCCAGGGGCCCGGCCATCTTCCGCCTAAAGGAGCATGTGCGGCGCCTCTTCCACTCCGCCAAGGTCCTCCGCATGGAGATCCCCTACACCCCGGAGGAGCTAGACGAGGCCATCCAGGAGGTGGTGCGGCGAAACGGCTACAAGAGCTGCTACATCCGCCCCCTGGCCTGGATGGGGGCCAGGGCCCTGGGGGTGAACCCCCTGCCCAACAACCCCGCCGAGGTCATGGTGGCCGCCTGGGAGTGGGGGGCCTACCTGGGGGAGGAGGCGGTGCGGAGGGGGGCTAAGCTCATCACCAGCTCTTGGGCCCGCTTCCCCGCCAACGTCCTACCGGGGAAGGCCAAGGTGGGGGGGAACTACGTGAACTCCGCCCTGGCCAAGATGGAGGCCCTGGCCGCCGGGGCCGACGAGGCCCTCCTCCTGGACGAGGAGGGCTACGTGGCCGAGGGGAGCGGGGAGAACCTCTTCTTCGTGCGGGACGGGGTGGTCTACGCCCTGGAGCACTCGGTGAACCTCGAAGGCATCACCCGGGACTCCGTGATAAGGATCGCCCGGGACCTCGGCTATGAGGTCCAGGTGGTGCGGGCCACCCGGGACCAGCTCTACATGGCCGACGAGGTCTTCATGACCGGGACCGCCGCCGAGGTGACCCCGGTGTCCATGATCGACTGGCGGCCCATCGGGCAGGGCACCGCCGGACCCGTGGCCCTGAGGCTTCGGGAGGTCTACCTGGAGGCGGCCACCGGGCGGCGGCCGGAGTACGAGGCCTGGCTCACGTATGTGAATGGGCGATAG
- a CDS encoding RDD family protein: protein MVTASPWRRLVAYLVDGLILAPLVVLVMALGGVDLANPTPLQNFTFNALPSWAYYVVFTALYGATPGKMLLGIRVVKTDGNPVDWLTAFMREVVGKTLSILPLGLGYVWAFFHPRRQAWHDLIADTWVARRESPQS from the coding sequence GTGGTGACCGCCAGCCCCTGGCGGAGGCTCGTGGCCTACCTCGTGGACGGCCTGATCCTGGCTCCCCTCGTCGTCCTAGTCATGGCCCTAGGAGGGGTGGATCTGGCCAACCCTACCCCTTTGCAAAACTTCACCTTTAACGCGCTCCCCAGCTGGGCCTATTACGTGGTCTTCACCGCCCTCTATGGGGCCACTCCGGGGAAGATGCTGCTCGGCATCCGGGTAGTCAAGACCGACGGCAACCCCGTGGACTGGCTAACCGCCTTCATGCGGGAAGTCGTGGGCAAGACCCTTTCCATCCTCCCCCTGGGGCTCGGCTACGTCTGGGCCTTTTTTCACCCTAGGCGCCAAGCCTGGCACGACCTCATCGCCGACACCTGGGTGGCGCGCCGAGAAAGTCCTCAGAGCTGA
- the sppA gene encoding signal peptide peptidase SppA: MNRKRWVALLLFSLAIALLAVGLGRLTAPERAKGRWQETTLFGRGERVLLLELRGAIPGGRALEDFLSQTRQAQEDPRVRAVVLYVDSPGGGVTETEAIHRALRNLAQAKPLVASLGTVAASGGYYAATAAREIFTAPTTITGSIGVISTLPQVQGLLAKLGIEVEVLTEGRLKDMASGLRPLTPEERAIIQGYMREAYELFVKRVAEGRGMPLEEVYRLADGRIYSGEQAVALGLADQEGYLEDAARRAAELAGLEEFRLVRYRKPRGLLGELLGDGLPFGLASETQALWEALSQTYFRLEYRYLGGGLW; the protein is encoded by the coding sequence ATGAACCGCAAGCGCTGGGTTGCCCTTCTCCTCTTCTCCCTGGCCATCGCCTTGTTGGCCGTGGGTCTGGGCCGCCTGACCGCGCCTGAGAGGGCCAAGGGACGCTGGCAGGAGACCACCCTCTTCGGCCGGGGGGAGAGGGTCCTCCTCCTGGAACTCAGGGGCGCCATCCCCGGCGGCAGGGCCCTGGAGGACTTCCTCTCTCAGACGCGCCAGGCCCAGGAGGACCCGAGGGTTAGGGCCGTGGTCCTCTACGTGGATAGCCCCGGGGGCGGGGTCACGGAGACCGAGGCCATCCACCGGGCCCTAAGGAACCTGGCCCAGGCAAAACCCTTGGTGGCCAGCCTGGGCACGGTGGCCGCCAGCGGGGGCTACTACGCCGCCACCGCTGCCCGGGAGATCTTCACCGCTCCGACCACCATCACGGGCTCCATCGGGGTCATCTCTACCCTGCCCCAGGTCCAGGGGCTCCTGGCCAAGCTGGGGATTGAGGTAGAGGTCCTGACGGAGGGGAGGCTCAAGGACATGGCCTCAGGCCTGAGACCCCTAACCCCGGAGGAAAGGGCCATCATCCAAGGCTACATGCGGGAAGCCTACGAGCTCTTCGTGAAGCGGGTAGCGGAGGGGAGGGGGATGCCCCTAGAGGAGGTCTACCGCCTGGCCGACGGGCGCATCTACTCGGGCGAGCAGGCCGTGGCCCTGGGCCTCGCCGACCAGGAGGGCTACCTCGAGGACGCTGCCAGGAGGGCCGCCGAACTGGCGGGGCTGGAGGAGTTCCGCCTCGTGCGCTACCGGAAGCCTAGGGGCCTCCTTGGGGAACTCCTGGGGGATGGACTGCCTTTCGGCTTGGCCTCGGAAACCCAGGCCCTTTGGGAAGCCCTATCCCAAACCTACTTCCGCCTGGAGTACCGCTACCTGGGGGGTGGCCTGTGGTGA
- a CDS encoding acyltransferase: MPWLLPKTITSFHQKALDRFIGGLVERLADPGVDRNALVREELARLLYARPYEELSEVNPLAAMALDPEGITFEAEHYAATDQEKFQKAKPLLWFWKVLDLTPIGQSVHSGVAIRRALAPFIFKRVGKNPKFFQNVEFSVGYNLELGDEVVVHRHVLLDDIGGIKIGDRTSLSDYVNVYSHTHHVLASPDVTLKETIIGSGVRITYHATILAGVRIGDDAMVGTGAIVTKDIPPHAIALGIPAKPVRYKVRHDCPYCRKGEPHPSDLVPQAPDRKGNPDYPDFLPPGFGTREA; this comes from the coding sequence ATGCCCTGGCTGCTCCCCAAGACCATCACCTCCTTCCACCAAAAGGCCCTGGACCGGTTCATCGGGGGCCTGGTGGAAAGGCTTGCCGACCCGGGGGTGGACCGGAACGCCCTGGTCCGCGAGGAGCTTGCCCGCCTCCTCTACGCCAGGCCCTACGAGGAGCTCTCGGAGGTGAACCCCCTGGCGGCCATGGCCCTGGATCCCGAGGGCATCACCTTTGAGGCCGAACACTACGCCGCCACAGACCAAGAGAAGTTCCAGAAGGCGAAGCCCCTCCTCTGGTTCTGGAAGGTCCTGGACCTCACCCCCATCGGCCAGTCCGTGCACTCCGGGGTGGCCATCCGCAGGGCCCTTGCCCCCTTCATCTTCAAGCGGGTGGGGAAAAACCCCAAGTTCTTCCAGAACGTGGAGTTCTCCGTGGGCTACAACCTGGAGCTGGGGGACGAGGTGGTGGTCCACCGCCACGTCCTCCTGGACGACATCGGGGGGATCAAGATCGGGGATAGGACCTCCCTTTCCGATTACGTGAACGTCTACAGCCACACCCACCACGTCCTGGCCTCCCCGGACGTGACCCTGAAGGAGACCATCATCGGCAGCGGGGTGCGCATCACCTACCACGCCACCATTCTGGCGGGGGTGCGCATCGGGGACGACGCCATGGTGGGCACCGGGGCCATCGTCACCAAGGACATCCCCCCCCACGCCATCGCCCTGGGCATCCCCGCCAAGCCCGTGCGCTACAAGGTGCGCCACGACTGCCCCTACTGCCGCAAGGGGGAGCCCCACCCCTCGGACCTCGTCCCCCAAGCGCCGGACCGCAAGGGCAACCCCGACTACCCCGACTTCCTCCCCCCCGGCTTCGGCACCCGGGAGGCCTAG
- a CDS encoding citrate synthase/methylcitrate synthase, producing MEVARGLEGVLFTESRMCFIDGEAGRLYYYGIPIQELAERSTFEETTFLLLHGRLPNRDELGTFKRELARRRALPGHLLESFRRYPTSAHPMSFLRTAVSELGMLDPTEGDISREALYQKSLDLIAKFATIVAANKRLKEGQEPVPPREDLSHAANFLYMASGVEPSPEQERLMDAALILHAEHGFNASTFTAIAAFSTESDLYSAITAAVASLKGPRHGGANEAVMRMIQEIGTPERAREWVQEKLSNKERIMGMGHRVYKAFDPRAGVLEKLARRVAERHGSSTAYQVLKVVEEEAGKALNPRGIYPNVDFYSGVVYSDLGFGLEFFTPIFAVARISGWVGHILEYQELDNRLLRPDAKYTGELDKPYVPIEARG from the coding sequence ATGGAAGTGGCACGGGGTCTGGAGGGCGTTCTCTTCACGGAAAGCCGGATGTGCTTCATCGACGGGGAAGCGGGCCGCCTCTACTACTACGGCATCCCCATCCAGGAGCTGGCGGAGAGGAGCACCTTTGAGGAGACCACCTTTCTCCTCCTGCACGGGAGACTTCCCAACCGAGATGAGCTGGGAACCTTTAAAAGGGAGTTGGCCAGAAGGCGGGCCCTGCCCGGACATCTCCTGGAGTCTTTCCGACGCTACCCCACCTCAGCCCACCCCATGAGCTTTCTGCGCACTGCCGTCTCCGAGCTAGGGATGCTGGATCCCACCGAGGGGGACATCTCCCGGGAGGCTCTTTACCAGAAGAGCCTGGACCTCATCGCCAAGTTCGCCACCATCGTGGCTGCCAATAAGCGCCTCAAGGAGGGCCAAGAGCCCGTCCCCCCTAGGGAGGACCTCTCCCACGCCGCCAACTTCCTCTATATGGCGAGCGGCGTGGAGCCTTCCCCCGAGCAGGAGCGCCTCATGGATGCGGCCCTGATCCTCCACGCCGAGCACGGCTTCAACGCCAGCACCTTCACCGCCATCGCCGCCTTCTCCACGGAAAGCGACCTCTACTCGGCCATCACCGCCGCTGTGGCCTCTTTGAAGGGCCCCAGGCACGGGGGGGCCAACGAGGCGGTGATGAGGATGATCCAGGAGATCGGTACCCCGGAAAGGGCCCGGGAGTGGGTTCAGGAGAAGCTTTCTAACAAAGAGCGCATCATGGGCATGGGCCACCGGGTATACAAGGCCTTTGACCCCCGGGCCGGAGTCCTGGAGAAGCTAGCCCGCCGCGTAGCGGAGAGGCACGGTTCCTCCACGGCCTACCAGGTCCTAAAGGTCGTGGAGGAGGAGGCGGGGAAGGCGCTCAACCCCAGGGGCATCTACCCCAACGTGGACTTCTACTCCGGGGTGGTCTACTCCGACCTGGGCTTTGGCCTGGAGTTCTTCACCCCCATCTTCGCCGTGGCCCGCATCTCCGGCTGGGTGGGGCACATCCTGGAGTACCAGGAGCTGGACAACCGCCTCCTGCGCCCCGACGCCAAGTACACCGGGGAGCTGGACAAGCCCTACGTCCCCATTGAGGCCCGCGGCTAG
- the trmH gene encoding tRNA (guanosine(18)-2'-O)-methyltransferase TrmH, whose translation MRERTPQRQKRLEEVLRRRQPDLTALLENVHKPHNLSAILRTCDAVGVLEAHAVNPTGGVPTFNETSGGSHKWVYLRVHPSTEEAFRHLRERGFRIYATALREGAQDYREVDYTRPTAIVFGAEKWGVSEEALALSDGLVHIPMLGMVQSLNVSVAAAVILFEAQRQRLMAGLYDRPRLDPELYQKVLADWLRK comes from the coding sequence ATGAGGGAGCGCACGCCACAAAGGCAGAAGCGCCTGGAGGAGGTCCTTAGGCGGCGGCAGCCGGACCTCACGGCCCTGCTGGAAAACGTCCACAAGCCCCACAACCTCTCCGCCATCCTACGCACCTGCGACGCGGTGGGGGTCCTCGAGGCCCACGCCGTGAACCCCACGGGGGGTGTGCCCACCTTCAACGAGACCAGCGGGGGAAGCCACAAATGGGTCTACCTCCGGGTCCACCCCAGCACGGAGGAGGCCTTCCGGCACCTCCGGGAGAGGGGCTTTCGGATCTACGCCACCGCCCTAAGGGAGGGGGCCCAGGACTACCGGGAGGTGGACTACACCAGGCCCACCGCCATCGTCTTCGGGGCGGAGAAGTGGGGAGTTTCCGAGGAGGCCCTGGCCCTCTCGGACGGCCTCGTCCACATCCCCATGCTGGGCATGGTGCAGAGCCTCAACGTCTCCGTGGCTGCGGCGGTGATCCTCTTTGAGGCCCAGCGGCAGAGGCTCATGGCGGGGCTTTACGACAGGCCCCGCCTGGACCCCGAGCTCTACCAAAAGGTGCTCGCGGACTGGCTCAGGAAGTGA
- a CDS encoding manganese catalase family protein, translated as MFLRIDRLQIELPMPKEQDPNAAAAVQALLGGRFGEMSTLMNYMYQSFNFRGKKALKPYYDLIANIATEELGHIELVAATINSLLAKNPGKDLEEGVDPVTAPLGFAKDARNAAHFIAGGANSLVMGAMGEHWHGEYVFTSGNLILDLLHNFFLEVAARTHKLRVYEMTDNPVAREMIGYLLVRGGVHAAAYGKALESLTGVEMTKMLPIPRIENSKFPEAKKFMDLGFHRNLYRFSQEDYKDLGLIWTGPSPEDGSEVVVVDGPPAGGPVFDPGHDAAEFAPEFHPAELYEIAKKLYSKAK; from the coding sequence ATGTTCCTGAGGATTGACCGGTTGCAGATAGAGCTTCCCATGCCCAAGGAGCAAGACCCCAACGCCGCAGCCGCCGTCCAGGCCCTCCTGGGCGGGCGGTTTGGAGAGATGTCCACCCTGATGAACTACATGTACCAGTCCTTCAACTTCCGGGGCAAAAAGGCCCTCAAGCCCTACTACGACCTCATCGCCAACATCGCCACGGAGGAGCTGGGGCACATTGAGCTCGTGGCCGCCACCATCAACTCCCTCTTGGCTAAGAACCCCGGGAAGGATCTGGAGGAAGGGGTAGACCCGGTAACCGCCCCCCTGGGCTTCGCCAAGGACGCCCGCAACGCCGCCCACTTTATCGCCGGCGGGGCCAACAGCCTGGTGATGGGGGCCATGGGGGAGCATTGGCACGGGGAGTACGTCTTCACCAGCGGCAACCTGATCCTGGATCTCCTCCACAATTTCTTCCTGGAGGTGGCCGCCCGCACCCACAAGCTCAGGGTCTACGAGATGACGGATAACCCCGTGGCCCGGGAGATGATCGGCTACCTCCTGGTGCGGGGCGGGGTCCACGCCGCCGCCTACGGTAAGGCCCTGGAGAGCCTCACTGGGGTAGAGATGACCAAGATGCTGCCCATCCCCAGGATCGAGAACAGCAAGTTCCCCGAGGCCAAGAAGTTCATGGACCTGGGCTTCCACCGCAACCTTTACCGCTTCAGCCAGGAGGACTACAAGGACCTAGGCCTCATCTGGACCGGCCCCTCCCCCGAGGACGGGAGCGAGGTGGTGGTGGTGGATGGACCTCCTGCGGGAGGCCCAGTCTTTGACCCGGGCCACGACGCTGCGGAGTTTGCCCCCGAGTTCCACCCCGCCGAACTCTACGAGATCGCCAAGAAGCTCTACAGCAAGGCTAAGTAG